In Rhinolophus ferrumequinum isolate MPI-CBG mRhiFer1 chromosome 7, mRhiFer1_v1.p, whole genome shotgun sequence, the following proteins share a genomic window:
- the SBDS gene encoding ribosome maturation protein SBDS produces the protein MSIFTPTNQIRLTNVAVVRMKRAGKRFEIACYKNKVVGWRSGVEKDLDEVLQTHSVFVNVSKGQVAKKEDLISAFGTDDQTEICKQILTKGEVQVSDKERHTQLEQMFRDIATIVADKCVNPETKRPYTVILIERAMKDIHYSVKTNKSTKQQALEVIKQLKEKMKIERAHMRLRFILPVNEGKKLKEKLKPLIKVIESEDYSQQLEIVCLIDPGCFREIDELIKKETKGKGSLEVLNLKDVEEGDEKLE, from the exons ATGTCGATCTTCACACCAACCAACCAGATCCGCCTTACCAATGTGGCTGTCGTACGCATGAAGCGCGCCGGGAAGCGCTTCGAAATCGCCTGCTACAAAAACAAAGTCGTCGGCTGGCGGAGCGGCGT GGAAAAAGACCTTGATGAAGTTCTACAGACCCACTCAGTGTTTGTAAATGTTTCTAAAGGGCAGGTTGCAAAGAAGGAAGATCTCATCAGTGCATTTGGAACAGATGACCAGACTGAAATCTGTAAGCAG ATTTTGACTAAAGGAGAGGTTCAAGTATCAGATAAAGAACGGCACACGCAGCTGGAGCAGATGTTTAGGGACATTGCAACTATTGTGGCCGACAAATGTGTGAACCCTGAAACAAAGAGACCATACACTGTTATCCTTATTGAGAGAGCAATGAAGGACATCCACTATTCAGTCAAAACCAACAAGAGCACAAAACAACAG GCTTTGGAAGTGATAAAACagctaaaagagaaaatgaagatagaGCGTGCCCACATGAGACTTCGGTTCATCCTTCcagtgaatgaaggaaaaaagctgaaagaaaagcTCAAGCCACTGATCAAGGTTATAGAAAGTGAGGACTACAGTCAACAATTAGAAATT GTGTGTCTGATTGACCCAGGCTGCTTCAGAGAAATTGATGAGCTaataaaaaaggagacaaaaggcAAAGGTTCTTTGGAAGTACTCAATTTGAAAGATGTGGAAGAAGGAGATGAGAAATTGGAATAA